Proteins encoded together in one Larus michahellis chromosome 4, bLarMic1.1, whole genome shotgun sequence window:
- the FAM98B gene encoding protein FAM98B isoform X2 → MPRYTGPLLEEEALNKAAENGLSSPEFFELCVWLGSQIKSLCNMEESITSADGDKDIESFQLEISGFLREMACPYSSLISGDIKDRLREKEDCLKLLLFLSTELQALKILHSKKIKGCHLEKHNEVYQEVQAICDALGLPNSSSSDIPLLLTNAEQKIKDVLSKVQNNHVGKSLLTKPLNSDQVERLEKINDALRSEYECRRRMLMKRLDVTVQSFGWSDRAKVKTDDIARIYQPKRYALSPKSTITLAHLLAAREDLSKIIRTSSGSTRENTVCAINKVLMGRVPDRGGRPTEIEPPPPEMPPWQKRQEGGGRGGWGGGGGGRGNWGGGGGRGGGGGGGFGGGGFGGGGFRGGGRGGGGFQGGGGFQGGGGFQGGRGGYGGRGGYGDPYGGRGGGGYRRY, encoded by the exons ATGCCCCG GTACACGGGTCCCCTGTTGGAGGAGGAAGCCCTGAACAAAGCGGCAGAAAATGGGTTGTCTTCACCAGAATTTTTTGAGCTTTGCGTTTGGTTAGGTTCCCAAATAAAGTCACTTTGTAATATGGAAGAAAGCATCACTTCAGCAGATG GTGATAAAGACATAGAGAGCTTCCAGCTTGAGATTAGTGGCTTTCTGAGAGAAATGGCTTGTCCATATTCATCACTTATATCTGGAGACATCAAGGACAGattaagagagaaagaagattGTCTTAAACTCCTCT TATTTCTAAGTACAGAACTTCAGGCTTTAAAGATTTTGCACAGCAAGAAAATTAAAGGCTGTCATTTGGAAAAGCACAATGAAGTTTATCAGGAAGTGCAAGCTATTTGCGATGCTCTGGGCCTGCCAAACTCCTCGTCTTCTGATATTCCTCTCTTGTTAACCAATGCGGAACAAAAG ataaAGGACGTTCTCTCAAAAGTTCAAAATAACCATGTGGGGAAATCGCTGCTAACAAAACCTCTGAATTCTGACCAAGTG GAAAGATTGGAAAAAATCAATGATGCTCTTCGCAGTGAGTATGAATGTCGCCGTCGTATGTTAATGAAGAGGCTAGATGTGACAGTACAGTCGTTTGGCTGGTCTGATAGAGCAAAG GTAAAAACAGATGACATAGCACGAATCTATCAGCCCAAGCGCTATGCATTATCTCCGAAGTCAACTATTACCTTAGCTCACCTTCTTGCTGCTCGAGAAGATTTATCGAAGATCATAAGAACAAGTAGTGGATCAACACGAGAAAATACAGTCTGTGCAATCAACAAG GTTCTGATGGGGAGAGTACCTGACCGTGGAGGCAGACCAACAGAGATAGAACCACCTCCTCCCGAAATGCCTCCTTGGcaaaaaagacaagaaggtgGTGGAAGAGgtggctggggaggtggtggtggtggaaggggcaactgggggggtggagggggtagaggaggaggaggaggtggtggtttTGGAGGTGGTGGTTTTGGAGGTGGGGGTttcagaggtggtggaagagGTGGAGGTGGCTTCCAGGGTGGAGGTGGCTTCCAGGGTGGAGGTGGCTTCcagggtggcaggggaggttATGGTGGCAGGGGAGGTTATGGTGATCCATATggtggaagaggagggggaggataCCGAAGATactaa
- the FAM98B gene encoding protein FAM98B isoform X1 — protein sequence MRELAPGPKMECDILDALEALGYTGPLLEEEALNKAAENGLSSPEFFELCVWLGSQIKSLCNMEESITSADGDKDIESFQLEISGFLREMACPYSSLISGDIKDRLREKEDCLKLLLFLSTELQALKILHSKKIKGCHLEKHNEVYQEVQAICDALGLPNSSSSDIPLLLTNAEQKIKDVLSKVQNNHVGKSLLTKPLNSDQVERLEKINDALRSEYECRRRMLMKRLDVTVQSFGWSDRAKVKTDDIARIYQPKRYALSPKSTITLAHLLAAREDLSKIIRTSSGSTRENTVCAINKVLMGRVPDRGGRPTEIEPPPPEMPPWQKRQEGGGRGGWGGGGGGRGNWGGGGGRGGGGGGGFGGGGFGGGGFRGGGRGGGGFQGGGGFQGGGGFQGGRGGYGGRGGYGDPYGGRGGGGYRRY from the exons ATGAGGGAGCTGGCGCCCGGGCCGAAGATGGAGTGCGACATCTTGGACGCGCTGGAGGCCTTGGG GTACACGGGTCCCCTGTTGGAGGAGGAAGCCCTGAACAAAGCGGCAGAAAATGGGTTGTCTTCACCAGAATTTTTTGAGCTTTGCGTTTGGTTAGGTTCCCAAATAAAGTCACTTTGTAATATGGAAGAAAGCATCACTTCAGCAGATG GTGATAAAGACATAGAGAGCTTCCAGCTTGAGATTAGTGGCTTTCTGAGAGAAATGGCTTGTCCATATTCATCACTTATATCTGGAGACATCAAGGACAGattaagagagaaagaagattGTCTTAAACTCCTCT TATTTCTAAGTACAGAACTTCAGGCTTTAAAGATTTTGCACAGCAAGAAAATTAAAGGCTGTCATTTGGAAAAGCACAATGAAGTTTATCAGGAAGTGCAAGCTATTTGCGATGCTCTGGGCCTGCCAAACTCCTCGTCTTCTGATATTCCTCTCTTGTTAACCAATGCGGAACAAAAG ataaAGGACGTTCTCTCAAAAGTTCAAAATAACCATGTGGGGAAATCGCTGCTAACAAAACCTCTGAATTCTGACCAAGTG GAAAGATTGGAAAAAATCAATGATGCTCTTCGCAGTGAGTATGAATGTCGCCGTCGTATGTTAATGAAGAGGCTAGATGTGACAGTACAGTCGTTTGGCTGGTCTGATAGAGCAAAG GTAAAAACAGATGACATAGCACGAATCTATCAGCCCAAGCGCTATGCATTATCTCCGAAGTCAACTATTACCTTAGCTCACCTTCTTGCTGCTCGAGAAGATTTATCGAAGATCATAAGAACAAGTAGTGGATCAACACGAGAAAATACAGTCTGTGCAATCAACAAG GTTCTGATGGGGAGAGTACCTGACCGTGGAGGCAGACCAACAGAGATAGAACCACCTCCTCCCGAAATGCCTCCTTGGcaaaaaagacaagaaggtgGTGGAAGAGgtggctggggaggtggtggtggtggaaggggcaactgggggggtggagggggtagaggaggaggaggaggtggtggtttTGGAGGTGGTGGTTTTGGAGGTGGGGGTttcagaggtggtggaagagGTGGAGGTGGCTTCCAGGGTGGAGGTGGCTTCCAGGGTGGAGGTGGCTTCcagggtggcaggggaggttATGGTGGCAGGGGAGGTTATGGTGATCCATATggtggaagaggagggggaggataCCGAAGATactaa